In the genome of Schistocerca gregaria isolate iqSchGreg1 chromosome 11, iqSchGreg1.2, whole genome shotgun sequence, one region contains:
- the LOC126295360 gene encoding uncharacterized protein LOC126295360 isoform X2 yields MRNYFRFVLKMAGCSPAEISEVAENVTGLDSQMAPTPPAVICDDLLLSIFSFLSIPDLARCAAVCQQWHKIVTGFTHLWKGKRYVSDRSPRESDETRAILNTLPPLQEVIVKQHVNFEVDISYPRMVLSVTSISDLGAARGYQRLTCTYLSTKLDIADNTLSPRSPVDLAALRKLRIIRAIPTLEPDARAEYAVSSALHLCPNLRELSVYVDSMSADYLEGSEGIGRLRTLEIRCPRLKELSFLKHCSATLEELELKGCSDLPSAAYAVLRHLGNLQRLRLRDCCVLGDDLEAAVTGLRSLTSLQLVDCVFVSDLSFLSRCERLRELHVEAEDAPVAGLRHLPTGLRSLCLVGDTVTAEDLSELLPRLPLLEELDLCRAELVRLGFLRHCPRLRRLCLEFSTWSDGWELSNLHHLTQLEVLDLRRCAVDADVLSGVVPSLPRLDALSLAHVEDLIHLEFLGYCPQIRKLSLFNAFGWQLEAYRELCHLKNLQHLCVSKLVYNFVHELVRPCLPRVKIYCSDRSI; encoded by the coding sequence AAATGGCACCGACTCCACCGGCTGTGATTTGTGACGACttactgctttccatattttccttcCTGTCAATCCCAGACTTGGCTCGGTGTGCTGCCGTGTGTCAGCAGTGGCACAAAATTGTGACAGGATTTACACACCTGTGGAAGGGGAAGAGGTACGTCAGTGACAGAAGTCCGAGGGAATCTGACGAGACACGTGCAATCTTGAACACTCTACCGCCGTTGCAGGAAGTCATAGTCAAGCAGCACGTCAATTTCGAGGTGGACATTTCCTACCCCCGTATGGTTCTGTCGGTGACCAGCATTTCCGACTTGGGAGCCGCGCGAGGCTACCAGAGATTGACGTGCACGTACCTGTCGACTAAACTCGACATCGCGGACAACACCCTCTCCCCCCGTTCGCCTGTCGACCTGGCGGCGCTCCGCAAGCTGCGGATCATCAGGGCGATACCGACACTCGAACCTGACGCCAGGGCGGAGTACGCGGTCAGTTCCGCCCTGCACCTGTGCCCGAATCTCAGAGAGCTGAGTGTGTACGTAGACTCCATGTCGGCGGACTACCTGGAAGGTTCGGAAGGGATCGGCCGGTTGCGGACACTCGAAATACGGTGCCCCCGCCTGAAAGAACTGTCGTTCCTAAAACATTGCTCGGCCACGTTGGAGGAGCTGGAACTGAAAGGTTGCTCCGACCTGCCGTCCGCCGCGTACGCGGTGCTCCGGCACCTCGGGAACCTGCAGAGGCTTCGGCTGCGGGACTGCTGCGTGCTGGGAGACGACCTGGAGGCGGCCGTCACGGGTCTGAGGTCCCTCACGTCCCTGCAGCTGGTCGACTGCGTATTCGTCTCCGACCTGTCCTTCCTGAGCCGTTGCGAGCGGCTGCGGGAGCTCCACGTCGAAGCCGAGGACGCGCCGGTCGCGGGCCTGCGGCACCTGCCCACCGGCCTCCGCTCGCTCTGCCTGGTTGGTGACACCGTGACCGCGGAGGACCTGTCAGAGTTGCTGCCGCGCCTGCCGCTGCTCGAGGAGCTGGACCTCTGCCGCGCGGAGCTCGTCCGCCTGGGCTTCCTGCGGCACTGCCCTCGGCTGCGCCGCCTCTGCCTCGAGTTCTCGACGTGGTCCGACGGGTGGGAGCTGTCGAACCTGCACCACTTGACGCAGCTCGAGGTCCTGGACCTGAGGAGGTGCGCGGTCGACGCGGACGTCCTCTCCGGAGTTGTGCCCTCACTGCCGCGGCTGGATGCTCTGTCTCTGGCTCACGTGGAGGACTTAATCCACTTGGAGTTCCTCGGGTACTGCCCGCAGATTCGTAAACTGTCACTTTTTAATGCCTTCGGATGGCAGTTGGAGGCCTACCGGGAACTGTGCCACCTGAAAAATCTGCAGCACTTGTGTGTCAGCAAATTAGTGTACAACTTTGTCCACGAGCTCGTCCGACCGTGCCTGCCACGAGTAAAAATTTATTGCTCGGATCGGTCTATTTAA
- the LOC126295360 gene encoding uncharacterized protein LOC126295360 isoform X3, with the protein MAGCSPAEISEVAENVTGLDSQMAPTPPAVICDDLLLSIFSFLSIPDLARCAAVCQQWHKIVTGFTHLWKGKRYVSDRSPRESDETRAILNTLPPLQEVIVKQHVNFEVDISYPRMVLSVTSISDLGAARGYQRLTCTYLSTKLDIADNTLSPRSPVDLAALRKLRIIRAIPTLEPDARAEYAVSSALHLCPNLRELSVYVDSMSADYLEGSEGIGRLRTLEIRCPRLKELSFLKHCSATLEELELKGCSDLPSAAYAVLRHLGNLQRLRLRDCCVLGDDLEAAVTGLRSLTSLQLVDCVFVSDLSFLSRCERLRELHVEAEDAPVAGLRHLPTGLRSLCLVGDTVTAEDLSELLPRLPLLEELDLCRAELVRLGFLRHCPRLRRLCLEFSTWSDGWELSNLHHLTQLEVLDLRRCAVDADVLSGVVPSLPRLDALSLAHVEDLIHLEFLGYCPQIRKLSLFNAFGWQLEAYRELCHLKNLQHLCVSKLVYNFVHELVRPCLPRVKIYCSDRSI; encoded by the coding sequence AAATGGCACCGACTCCACCGGCTGTGATTTGTGACGACttactgctttccatattttccttcCTGTCAATCCCAGACTTGGCTCGGTGTGCTGCCGTGTGTCAGCAGTGGCACAAAATTGTGACAGGATTTACACACCTGTGGAAGGGGAAGAGGTACGTCAGTGACAGAAGTCCGAGGGAATCTGACGAGACACGTGCAATCTTGAACACTCTACCGCCGTTGCAGGAAGTCATAGTCAAGCAGCACGTCAATTTCGAGGTGGACATTTCCTACCCCCGTATGGTTCTGTCGGTGACCAGCATTTCCGACTTGGGAGCCGCGCGAGGCTACCAGAGATTGACGTGCACGTACCTGTCGACTAAACTCGACATCGCGGACAACACCCTCTCCCCCCGTTCGCCTGTCGACCTGGCGGCGCTCCGCAAGCTGCGGATCATCAGGGCGATACCGACACTCGAACCTGACGCCAGGGCGGAGTACGCGGTCAGTTCCGCCCTGCACCTGTGCCCGAATCTCAGAGAGCTGAGTGTGTACGTAGACTCCATGTCGGCGGACTACCTGGAAGGTTCGGAAGGGATCGGCCGGTTGCGGACACTCGAAATACGGTGCCCCCGCCTGAAAGAACTGTCGTTCCTAAAACATTGCTCGGCCACGTTGGAGGAGCTGGAACTGAAAGGTTGCTCCGACCTGCCGTCCGCCGCGTACGCGGTGCTCCGGCACCTCGGGAACCTGCAGAGGCTTCGGCTGCGGGACTGCTGCGTGCTGGGAGACGACCTGGAGGCGGCCGTCACGGGTCTGAGGTCCCTCACGTCCCTGCAGCTGGTCGACTGCGTATTCGTCTCCGACCTGTCCTTCCTGAGCCGTTGCGAGCGGCTGCGGGAGCTCCACGTCGAAGCCGAGGACGCGCCGGTCGCGGGCCTGCGGCACCTGCCCACCGGCCTCCGCTCGCTCTGCCTGGTTGGTGACACCGTGACCGCGGAGGACCTGTCAGAGTTGCTGCCGCGCCTGCCGCTGCTCGAGGAGCTGGACCTCTGCCGCGCGGAGCTCGTCCGCCTGGGCTTCCTGCGGCACTGCCCTCGGCTGCGCCGCCTCTGCCTCGAGTTCTCGACGTGGTCCGACGGGTGGGAGCTGTCGAACCTGCACCACTTGACGCAGCTCGAGGTCCTGGACCTGAGGAGGTGCGCGGTCGACGCGGACGTCCTCTCCGGAGTTGTGCCCTCACTGCCGCGGCTGGATGCTCTGTCTCTGGCTCACGTGGAGGACTTAATCCACTTGGAGTTCCTCGGGTACTGCCCGCAGATTCGTAAACTGTCACTTTTTAATGCCTTCGGATGGCAGTTGGAGGCCTACCGGGAACTGTGCCACCTGAAAAATCTGCAGCACTTGTGTGTCAGCAAATTAGTGTACAACTTTGTCCACGAGCTCGTCCGACCGTGCCTGCCACGAGTAAAAATTTATTGCTCGGATCGGTCTATTTAA